The nucleotide window AATCCCAACTTCTCGTTAGAGGTTCACAAAGAGCGAGTTCCGATCAAAGACCCGGTGCTGCTAGAGCGACATATCGCGGCGCTGCGCAAGGCGGGGCTCAAGTGAACCTTCTCAGGCAGCGAGGCTGATGGTGATGGAGGCTGCCGGTGAGTAAGATCGGGCAGATTCAGGCGCTCGTCCGGAATGGCCTTTACTATTTGACTGAGCATGCTGACGACGAAGCCATTAATGACGACTTCGATATCCATGACGTAGAGTACGCACTGCTGCATGGAAAGATCCGCCGAACTTGGCCGCGAGAGAGCAAATATGAAGTAGTGGGCAAAGCCTTGGATGGTCGTCTGCTCGGTGTTGTCTGCCGTATTACCAACACGAGGAAAGTCCGCGTCATTACCGTGTACGAAGACCGCCCGAAACACTGAAGAGAGGAGCAAGAGCGATGGAGTTTTGGCAAGATGAGCGTTGCGAGTACTGTGAGGGACAGATCAGGGAAAAGCGCGTAGACCTCCCCAGGAAAGTGGCGAAGAAGTACGTGCTCATTGAAAACGTTCCTGCAGGTGTCTGTACCGAGTGTGGGACGCGGTATTATGCAGCCAACGTGCTCAAAACCATTGAGGAGCTTGTTCGCCGCCGCCAAAAGGCCGCAA belongs to Deltaproteobacteria bacterium and includes:
- a CDS encoding DUF4258 domain-containing protein; this encodes MSKIGQIQALVRNGLYYLTEHADDEAINDDFDIHDVEYALLHGKIRRTWPRESKYEVVGKALDGRLLGVVCRITNTRKVRVITVYEDRPKH
- a CDS encoding YgiT-type zinc finger protein → MEFWQDERCEYCEGQIREKRVDLPRKVAKKYVLIENVPAGVCTECGTRYYAANVLKTIEELVRRRQKAAKEVVMPVYSL